Within Oceanidesulfovibrio indonesiensis, the genomic segment GTATATGTTTTATTAATCTGGGCAATTGTCTTGTCTGCCATTTGCGCGGATTGTTTAGCTCAGGACACTTCGGCAACTCCTCAAGTCACTGATATTGCAGATGAAAATTCCGTTGTTACTTTTCAGGGCAAACTTTTCTCTGCCCAAAAGTGGGATGTGCAGAACCATGATAAGGGAATCATCAGGACTTTGAACATCCCTGTCGGCAAACGTGTGGAGAAGCGCGAGACCGTGGCGACGATCGATCTCGATCGAAGTGATTATCTGCAATACATGCAGGACGTTTCGACAGATTCGCTTTACGACATCGAAACACAAATTATGTCGAACGACGCGGATATTCGTGAGGTTCAATCTCGTATTGAGGAAGTACGCAGCCTTATCGACAACGACTTGGCGACTACGAATGACTTGATAAACCTGCATAGTGAATTGTCGCTTCTACAGAATGAACGAGAGGCTCTCTTACGCAAAAAGATGAATGAGGAAGAGGACCTGGATGATAATGTGAAGCGTTTACGCAGGCTACTCGGAAATGAGGTT encodes:
- a CDS encoding efflux RND transporter periplasmic adaptor subunit, coding for MRVSVYVLLIWAIVLSAICADCLAQDTSATPQVTDIADENSVVTFQGKLFSAQKWDVQNHDKGIIRTLNIPVGKRVEKRETVATIDLDRSDYLQYMQDVSTDSLYDIETQIMSNDADIREVQSRIEEVRSLIDNDLATTNDLINLHSELSLLQNEREALLRKKMNEEEDLDDNVKRLRRLLGNEVDRNTIPSSFDVKAPISGVIIDVNRDLRPGMKIPKGTNIVTIGVLDTLKIKANIFESDARRIRVGADALFTVSAIPDRQFEAKVTYLSQTPIAADINQPSYYEVELETSNPDLMLLEGYVAQVLVPD